Genomic DNA from Deltaproteobacteria bacterium:
GGTCTCCCGGTTTCAGTCCCAACCATTTGATAGCCGTCCTTTTCCAAAGATAATGAATACCGAAGCTCAGCAGGGTGTTCATTAAGTCATATTTTTGGGCCACCGTATCGAAGTGATTTCTTACCCAGTTGGCTTTTTCCTTTACGGGAACCTTCCGGTATCCGAATTGGGCCGTTTCCGCCTCCCCAGTGGAAGGTTGAAGGGCTCCTTCTTTTTTTTCAGGAGCGGATGTGAGAGGTTTATTGTTTGTCATTCTCATTTCCTTATCAAATCGTCATGCCCCCAAGGGGCGCCAAAAATCATGTAACTGGTTTACTCCGAACTCTATTTTTGTGTTCTATTCATCTCAATGCACAATCCGGACTCGGCAGGCGCTCAGGTCCTCTATGGATTCAAGGAGACTCTTGCGGCTTTTATCCCATCCCACCATCCGGACAGCTTGAGCCGGTCCGAGATAGGGGAATTTATCAGCCGTGGTCAGGCTGGGGAGAATGCCTTTTGGATTCTTATCCAGGGCAGTGATGGCAACTCCGAGGGTGGAGGCAATGGCCCCTTTGGCCCCGGCAACCATAAGCAGAAAAGGGGAAGGACTGGATTCAGGAAATGGGGTCATGGCTTTTTTCAAAATATCCTCAAACTTTTAAATAGAATACCACAGGACAAGGAATCCGGGCAAGCGGATAAATCCGTAAGTTCGAAAATACCGTTCGTCGTTAAGCGTTCGTCGTTCGCCGTTTCAAGTTGCAAGTTGCAGGAGGCTGTAGGCTAAAGGTAAAAACGACTCAAATCGTTTTTACCTTGTCCATCGCCCATAGCCTCAAAAAAATTTTTATGATTCATGGACCCCATGGGGCATGAGGGTTTAATCCGGTATCGGGTTATTTTCCCTAACCCTAACCCGGACAAGCCGGAACCAAAAGCATACCACGAAGACTCGAAGGCACGAAGAAATGCATAAAGCTTTCATGTTTGTTTAACCCTCATGAAATTATGACCTTCTTTGTGTCTTAGTGGTAAAAAATTTTCTTGCCATTTTGAGAAGAATTTGACCCATTAGTTACTAACGAGTAACCAGCAACGAGTAACGAGTACCCCGCATTATACAACCAGCCTGGCGGCGGCCTGGGCCAGGCCATAAAAAAAAGCCGGGAAAAGGCCCCCGCCGACATTGATAATAACCATGACTACAATAAGCAGCCTGGTCGGCCAGGACAAGGGAATGGGGGGCAGATTTTTTTCGGGCTCCAGGAAGTAGGCCGCCTTGACCACCAGGGCATAATAATAAAGGGAAACAACAACATTAATCATAGCAATCAGAACCAGATAAAAATAACCTTTTTCCATGGCTGCCAGGAAGATCAAAAATTTTCCGGTGAAGCCGATGGTGGGCGGCAGGCCCCCGAGACTGAAAAAACCGAGCAACAGGGCCATGGCCAGGAGGGGGGACCTTTGATGCAATCCGGCCAATTGGGTTATCTTAAGATTCTGGCCATCGCCGGCCCTTTTGACCACCACCAGAAAGCAGAGAAAATTCATGGCCAGATAAGCCATGGCATAAAAGATGGCCCCGGCGTACCCCTTTTCGCTCATCGTCAGGATCCCGATGAAGACATATCCGGCATGGGCTATGGCCGAGTACCCCAAGAGTCTCTTCAAATCCTGTTGAACCAGGGCCACCAGATTACCCAGGGTCATGGAAGCGATGGCCAGAATGACCAGGATTGGGACCAGGGGCCGGCTGCCGCTGCCGCTCAAAGCAACCAGACGAAGCAGGATGGCTATGGCCGCCACTTTGGTTGAGGTGGCAATAAAGGCGGTCACCTGATTGGCTGCCCCCTGATAGACATTCGGCGCCCAGAGGTGAAAAGGGAAGAAGGCCAATTTAAAGAAAAAGCCGCTTAAGGTGAAAAGCAGGCCGATAAAGACCATGGGAGATCCCATCATGTGGGGAAGGACCTTTAAAAGTCCGGCAAGATAGGTCGTTTGGGCGGCCCCGTAGAGCAAAGCCAGACCGAAAAGCATTATAGCCGAGGTCGATATACCAATCAAAAAATATTTTATCCCCGCTTCCTGATGAATCCCGTATCCCCTTCTTAAGGGGACCAGGAGATAAAGGCAATAGCTGGTCAGCTCCAGAGCAACATAGAGGGTCAGCAGCTCCACGGCGCTGACCAGTATCATCATGGCCAGAGTCCCAAGGATGAGGAGGAAATAAAATTCAGGATGGCGGTCTTTCGGGATGCCCTGGAGGTCGTCGCACAGGCAGACAATTAAAAAAACCCCGGCAGCCAGCATAAATTTGAAAAGCTGGGAAAAGAGATCGAGGCGGTAAACCTGGGAAAAAAATAAGCCGTCCTCTCCCATAGCCCCCAGGCTTATTATCAGCCCTCCGGCCGTCAGGAAAAGGGCCAACAGGTGATGACGCCTTGGACCGGAAGGGGGGACCAGGGCCAGAACAAAAAAAACAAAGGCCGCCAGGAAAAAATAAGCCTCGGGCAGGAGGGGCATCCATTTCATTTCGGCAGGTTCTCCATAAAAGGGGTCACCGAGGCTTGTATCAGATCGACCATCAACGAGGGGAATAAACCGAAAAGGAGCAGGACGCCCACCAGAATCATCCGGGGAAGCCCGAGGCCGAAAGAGATATCGGGCAAATGGGAAAAGCGTTCATTGGGCCGGCCATAAAAGGTCTTTTGAATCACTCGCAGCATAAATAGAGCGCTGATCACCAGGGAAGAGATAGCTAATATTCCCAGACCGGGAAAGGTTTTCAAGGAAGAAACAAAGATGGTAAATTCCGCCCAAAAATTGGCAAAACCGGGGACCCCCATGCCGGCCAGGGCCCCCAGAATAAAATAGGCCGAAGCCTTCGGCATGGTTCTGCTCATCCCCCCCAATTCGGTGATCAGCTTGGTTTCGGTTCTGTCATGAAAATAGCCCACCGATGAAAAAAGCAGGGCCGTCATGATCCCATGGGCAAA
This window encodes:
- a CDS encoding NADH-quinone oxidoreductase subunit N, with amino-acid sequence MKWMPLLPEAYFFLAAFVFFVLALVPPSGPRRHHLLALFLTAGGLIISLGAMGEDGLFFSQVYRLDLFSQLFKFMLAAGVFLIVCLCDDLQGIPKDRHPEFYFLLILGTLAMMILVSAVELLTLYVALELTSYCLYLLVPLRRGYGIHQEAGIKYFLIGISTSAIMLFGLALLYGAAQTTYLAGLLKVLPHMMGSPMVFIGLLFTLSGFFFKLAFFPFHLWAPNVYQGAANQVTAFIATSTKVAAIAILLRLVALSGSGSRPLVPILVILAIASMTLGNLVALVQQDLKRLLGYSAIAHAGYVFIGILTMSEKGYAGAIFYAMAYLAMNFLCFLVVVKRAGDGQNLKITQLAGLHQRSPLLAMALLLGFFSLGGLPPTIGFTGKFLIFLAAMEKGYFYLVLIAMINVVVSLYYYALVVKAAYFLEPEKNLPPIPLSWPTRLLIVVMVIINVGGGLFPAFFYGLAQAAARLVV